The Armatimonadota bacterium genome has a segment encoding these proteins:
- the add gene encoding adenosine deaminase, giving the protein MAEGVPERAIVDLPKIELHVHLETSLRLRSLAERARMDPIAEPYLVSNPHRYHGYDRLRRLRYMSRTGKVPDYLYTRENIASITYELLQESARQNVRYVEIRVGGRRGFALLGVRGMLEAVAEGQRRAHREFGIHARTVVTIVRERGPEAAAEVAEVAAECARSCGVVGIDIAGDEENFPPLLFKRTCEIAREAGLGITVHAGEFSRPASIWTALYQLGATRIGHGFRAVEDPHLVAYLRDHRITLEVCPTSNLRLGVVQSLREHPLRRLYEAGVPVTINTDDPMLLSTSLTLELRKVSRELGFTLQDLRRLMRFAAEAAFDRRTALEAFEAAAR; this is encoded by the coding sequence ATGGCGGAGGGTGTTCCGGAACGGGCCATTGTGGATCTTCCGAAGATCGAGCTCCACGTGCATCTGGAGACCTCCCTGCGCCTGCGGTCCCTTGCGGAGCGGGCCCGTATGGATCCCATCGCGGAGCCCTACCTGGTGAGCAATCCCCACCGGTACCATGGGTACGATCGGCTCCGTCGGCTGCGCTATATGAGCCGAACGGGGAAGGTCCCCGACTACCTGTACACCCGGGAGAACATCGCCAGCATCACCTATGAGCTCCTGCAGGAATCTGCCCGGCAGAACGTGCGGTATGTGGAGATCCGGGTGGGTGGTCGCCGCGGGTTCGCGCTGCTCGGCGTGCGGGGGATGCTGGAGGCGGTGGCGGAAGGGCAACGGCGGGCCCACCGGGAGTTCGGCATCCACGCCCGTACCGTGGTGACCATCGTCCGGGAGCGGGGCCCGGAGGCGGCCGCGGAGGTGGCGGAGGTGGCGGCGGAGTGCGCCCGCAGCTGCGGGGTTGTGGGGATCGACATCGCGGGCGATGAGGAGAACTTCCCCCCCCTTCTCTTCAAGCGCACCTGCGAGATCGCCCGGGAGGCGGGTCTCGGCATCACGGTGCATGCGGGGGAGTTCTCAAGGCCGGCCTCCATCTGGACCGCCCTCTACCAGCTGGGTGCCACCCGTATCGGCCACGGATTTCGGGCCGTGGAGGATCCCCATCTCGTCGCTTACCTCCGGGATCACCGGATCACCCTGGAGGTGTGCCCCACCAGCAACCTCCGGCTGGGCGTGGTGCAAAGTCTCCGGGAGCATCCCCTCCGGCGGCTGTACGAGGCGGGTGTTCCGGTGACCATCAACACCGATGATCCTATGCTCCTGAGCACTTCCCTCACCCTGGAGCTCCGCAAGGTGAGCCGGGAGCTGGGGTTCACCCTGCAGGACCTGCGCCGCCTCATGCGGTTCGCCGCAGAGGCGGCCTTCGACCGCAGAACAGCCCTCGAGGCTTTCGAGGCCGCCGCCCGCTAG
- a CDS encoding ABC transporter ATP-binding protein, which yields MVGNTILEVRNLVKHFPVTRGFLFQRQTGVVRAVDGVSFTVREGETLGLVGESGCGKTTLGRVILRLLEPTSGEAIFQGRNIFQLNREELRRLRRDMQIIFQDPYSSLNPRMTVGDIVGEPLEIHRLARGRERIRRVQELLEIVGLSPYHINRYPHEFSGGQRQRIGIARALAVNPKFIICDEPVSALDVSIQAQIINLLQELQREFRLTYLFIAHDLSVVKHISDRIAVMYLGKIVELAPADELFANPQHPYTEALLSAVPIPDPEIRRERILLPGDVPSPVNPPSGCRFHTRCMYAVDRCAVEEPRLEEVSPGHWVACPVRPFRHQRSRAAVVPKQGSALPAGSAESGASTPSS from the coding sequence ATGGTGGGGAACACCATTCTGGAAGTCAGGAACCTGGTGAAGCACTTTCCCGTCACGAGGGGGTTCCTCTTCCAACGACAGACCGGTGTGGTGCGGGCGGTAGATGGGGTGTCCTTCACCGTCCGAGAGGGGGAGACCCTGGGGCTTGTGGGGGAGAGTGGGTGCGGGAAGACCACCCTGGGTCGGGTGATCCTTCGGCTGCTGGAGCCCACGAGCGGAGAGGCCATCTTTCAGGGTCGCAACATCTTCCAGCTGAACCGGGAGGAGCTACGGCGGCTGCGGCGGGACATGCAGATCATCTTTCAGGACCCGTACTCCTCCCTGAACCCCCGGATGACGGTCGGGGATATCGTGGGGGAGCCCCTGGAGATCCACCGGCTGGCCCGCGGCCGGGAGAGGATCCGCCGGGTGCAGGAGCTACTGGAGATCGTGGGGCTGTCGCCCTACCACATCAACCGGTACCCGCACGAGTTCAGTGGTGGGCAGCGGCAGCGCATCGGGATCGCCCGGGCGCTCGCGGTGAACCCCAAGTTCATCATCTGCGATGAACCCGTCTCCGCTTTGGACGTCTCCATTCAGGCCCAGATCATCAACCTCCTGCAGGAGCTGCAGCGGGAGTTCCGGCTCACGTACCTCTTCATCGCCCACGACCTGTCGGTGGTGAAGCACATCTCGGACCGCATCGCGGTGATGTACCTGGGGAAGATCGTGGAACTGGCGCCTGCGGATGAGCTCTTCGCAAACCCGCAGCATCCGTACACGGAGGCGCTGCTGTCCGCGGTTCCCATCCCGGATCCAGAGATCCGGAGGGAGCGCATCCTCCTACCCGGAGACGTGCCGAGCCCCGTGAACCCCCCGAGCGGGTGCCGGTTCCACACCCGTTGCATGTACGCGGTGGACCGCTGCGCCGTGGAGGAACCCCGCCTGGAGGAGGTGTCCCCCGGCCACTGGGTGGCGTGTCCTGTGCGCCCCTTCCGGCACCAGCGGAGCCGGGCCGCGGTGGTGCCCAAACAGGGGAGTGCACTCCCCGCCGGTTCCGCGGAGTCAGGGGCCTCCACGCCGTCGTCGTGA
- a CDS encoding ABC transporter ATP-binding protein, producing the protein MAEPLLSVRNLKTYFYTDEGVVKAVDGLSYDLYPGETLGIVGESGSGKSVHALSIMRLIPSPPGKIVDGQILFRGQDLLRLPEDQMRQIRGNRIAMIFQEPMTSLNPVLTVGEQIAEAVMLHQRLDRRAAWERAIEMLEKVKIPSARERVRDYPHQFSGGMRQRVMIAMALSCNPDILIADEPTTALDVTIQAQILDLMRELQKEFGMAIILITHNLGVVAEMCDDVVVMYAGKAVEHTDVYRTFKEPKHPYTWGLLQSIPKLSERTERLVPIEGQPPSLIDLPPGCAFAPRCPFVMEVCTQADPPDYGVAADHTAKCYLYSEHATEEDRRVAAQAGLLASTRGV; encoded by the coding sequence ATGGCGGAGCCGCTTCTCTCGGTGCGAAATCTCAAAACATACTTCTACACGGATGAGGGGGTCGTAAAGGCGGTGGACGGCCTCAGCTACGACCTCTATCCGGGAGAGACCCTGGGGATCGTGGGCGAGAGCGGGAGCGGCAAGAGCGTGCATGCCCTCTCCATCATGCGGCTCATCCCGAGCCCTCCGGGCAAGATCGTGGACGGCCAGATCCTCTTCCGAGGGCAGGATCTGCTGCGGTTGCCGGAGGACCAGATGCGCCAGATCCGTGGCAACCGCATCGCCATGATCTTCCAGGAACCCATGACCTCCCTCAATCCCGTGCTCACCGTGGGTGAGCAGATCGCGGAGGCGGTCATGCTCCACCAAAGGCTAGATCGTCGGGCTGCCTGGGAGCGGGCCATTGAGATGCTGGAGAAGGTGAAGATCCCTTCCGCCCGGGAGCGGGTCCGGGACTACCCCCACCAGTTCAGCGGGGGGATGCGGCAGCGGGTGATGATTGCCATGGCCCTCTCCTGCAATCCCGATATCCTCATCGCGGACGAGCCCACCACCGCCCTGGACGTCACCATTCAGGCCCAGATTCTGGACCTCATGCGGGAGCTACAGAAGGAGTTCGGGATGGCCATCATCCTCATCACCCACAACCTGGGGGTGGTGGCGGAGATGTGCGACGACGTGGTGGTGATGTATGCCGGCAAGGCCGTGGAGCACACGGACGTGTACCGGACCTTCAAGGAACCCAAGCACCCCTACACGTGGGGGCTGCTGCAGTCCATCCCGAAGCTCTCGGAGCGGACGGAGCGCCTCGTGCCCATCGAGGGGCAGCCCCCGAGCCTCATCGACCTGCCCCCGGGGTGCGCGTTCGCGCCCCGGTGTCCCTTCGTCATGGAGGTCTGCACGCAAGCGGATCCGCCGGACTATGGGGTGGCCGCGGACCACACGGCGAAGTGCTATCTCTACAGCGAGCACGCCACCGAGGAGGACCGGCGGGTGGCGGCCCAGGCGGGGCTGTTGGCGAGCACCCGGGGAGTCTAG
- a CDS encoding ABC transporter permease, with product MSRPVTAVRRTHPGPETVAAGRSYGRVALRRLRRHRLAQASLVVILLLVGASVLAPWITPYRFDQIDLTHRLSPPSWSHPLGTDELGHDVLTRLLYAGRVSLTVGLSAAVASALLGTAVGLLSGFYGGWVDQILMRLVDILLSIPDLPVLIVLSRYFGGSLGGIILVLVAFGWMGTARLVRAEVLRLKNQEFVLSARALGASSARIMVRHLVPNALGPVIVSATLSVGGAILTEAALSFLGIGIQPPTPSWGNMLQNAQDFIWRTPLLALWPGLMIFVTVLCFNFFGDGLRDALDPRMRL from the coding sequence GTGTCCCGTCCCGTCACCGCGGTTCGCAGGACCCACCCCGGGCCGGAGACGGTTGCGGCGGGCCGGAGCTACGGACGGGTGGCCCTACGGCGCCTCCGCCGCCACCGGCTCGCCCAGGCGTCCCTCGTGGTGATCCTCCTGCTCGTGGGCGCCTCCGTGCTCGCGCCCTGGATCACGCCGTACCGCTTCGATCAGATCGACCTCACCCACCGTCTCAGTCCACCCAGCTGGAGCCACCCCCTCGGAACGGACGAGCTGGGACACGACGTGCTCACCCGGCTGCTGTACGCGGGCCGGGTCTCCCTCACGGTAGGCCTGAGCGCCGCGGTGGCCTCCGCCCTACTGGGAACGGCGGTGGGTCTTCTGAGCGGGTTCTACGGGGGGTGGGTAGACCAAATACTCATGCGGCTTGTGGACATCCTGCTCTCCATCCCTGATCTCCCCGTCCTCATCGTCCTCTCCCGGTACTTCGGGGGGAGTCTGGGGGGCATCATTCTGGTGCTGGTGGCCTTCGGCTGGATGGGAACCGCACGCCTGGTGCGGGCGGAGGTCCTGAGGCTCAAGAACCAGGAGTTCGTGTTGAGCGCCCGGGCCCTGGGGGCCTCCTCCGCCCGGATCATGGTCCGGCACCTGGTGCCCAACGCCCTGGGGCCTGTGATCGTCTCCGCTACCCTGAGCGTGGGGGGAGCCATCCTTACGGAGGCGGCCCTGTCGTTTTTGGGGATCGGAATCCAGCCCCCCACCCCCAGTTGGGGGAACATGCTGCAGAATGCCCAGGACTTCATCTGGCGTACCCCACTCCTGGCCCTCTGGCCGGGCCTTATGATCTTCGTGACGGTCCTGTGCTTTAACTTCTTCGGGGATGGCTTGCGGGATGCCCTGGACCCCAGGATGCGGCTATGA
- a CDS encoding ABC transporter permease: MIRYLVRRLLQMVPLVFGISVILFLVLVMAPGDPTDLLLAGNPKVRAEDIRLLREIYGLEDPLPIRYLKWLRAAVRGDFGYSRIYKVPVMDLIAERLANSLWLTVPSFLLAVAVAVPVGIYSALHQYSKVDYAATFFAFFGVSIPAFWFGILLIYIFAVQLRWLPPGGFSTPGVPEGWPAVLDRLRYMVLPVLVLSFLSMAALTRYTRASMLEVIRQDYIRTARAKGLRESVVIVKHALRNALIPIVTVLALLIPGLFAGAPLTETVFSWPGVGRLLVESVLGGDYAVAQAALLFLSILVLLANLLADVAYALLDPRIRYE, encoded by the coding sequence ATGATTCGGTACCTGGTCCGCCGCTTGCTCCAGATGGTCCCCCTGGTCTTCGGGATCTCCGTGATTCTCTTCCTTGTGCTCGTGATGGCACCGGGCGACCCCACGGATCTCCTGCTCGCGGGCAACCCCAAGGTACGGGCGGAGGACATCCGGCTTCTGCGCGAGATCTACGGTCTGGAGGATCCCCTCCCTATCCGGTACCTGAAGTGGCTGCGGGCCGCGGTGCGAGGGGATTTCGGATACTCCCGCATCTACAAGGTGCCTGTCATGGACCTGATCGCGGAGCGCCTGGCGAATTCCCTGTGGCTCACCGTTCCCTCCTTCCTGCTGGCCGTGGCGGTAGCGGTTCCCGTGGGGATCTACTCCGCCCTCCACCAGTACTCCAAGGTGGACTACGCGGCCACTTTCTTTGCCTTCTTCGGGGTATCCATCCCCGCCTTCTGGTTCGGTATCCTGCTCATCTACATCTTTGCGGTGCAGCTGCGGTGGTTGCCGCCCGGGGGCTTCAGTACGCCGGGCGTTCCGGAGGGCTGGCCGGCGGTGCTGGACCGCCTCCGGTACATGGTGCTCCCCGTCCTGGTCCTCTCCTTCCTCTCCATGGCGGCCCTCACCCGGTACACCCGGGCCAGCATGCTGGAGGTCATCCGGCAGGACTACATTCGGACCGCCCGGGCCAAGGGACTTCGGGAGTCCGTGGTGATCGTCAAGCACGCCCTCCGCAACGCCCTCATCCCCATCGTGACCGTGCTGGCCCTCCTGATCCCGGGTCTGTTTGCGGGCGCTCCCCTTACGGAGACCGTGTTCAGTTGGCCCGGGGTGGGGCGACTCCTGGTGGAGTCCGTGCTGGGGGGGGATTACGCGGTGGCCCAGGCCGCCTTGCTGTTCCTATCCATCCTGGTCCTCCTGGCGAACCTGCTGGCGGATGTGGCCTACGCCCTGTTGGACCCCCGCATCCGGTACGAGTGA
- a CDS encoding peptide ABC transporter substrate-binding protein — protein sequence MRKGWWILLVGGLLALPGLLLAAPAVQPAVSPDTVVVGTQQEPANIGILFCDGCTMFVGTMVATPLFVPVVEMTDEWKWQPVAVQKLPSLKDGDWRLLPGNKMQVTWRLRRGLRWQDGRPLTAEDFIFAWRVNLNPRFPSAGRDVSERVENIRAPDPYTLVVQWKKKYAFANLTVNGVGYLPRHLLASAYQRDPTKLPQNAWGTSEQTVGTGPYRIVEWRKGSSITLERWDRFPYEAVGGSWGTRAQIRRLVFRFVPDTNTQVANVLAGTVDVFDETAMPFVQGLELEKRLQREGRLGREWMLRAEPGLVWEHIDLNVDNFHLRDKRVRQALVYGINRELIVQQLFEGKQPISHGPFPPKHYGYNPTLKKYPHDPARARQLLAEAGYRPGPDGILVKDGQRLSLTFMTTAGNRTREAVQQIIQQQLREIGVEIRIQNQPARVYFGETLPSRKFDMAMYAWVFNPISDCEGIFTGDTLPPHGQNYPGWKHEEATRLCHAVPEELDEGQRARMLRRFQEIYAEEMPVIPLYFRADYVGWKALVRNLRPTGADAPITWNVTNWAWAR from the coding sequence ATGCGGAAGGGATGGTGGATCCTGCTGGTGGGTGGGCTGCTCGCCCTGCCGGGCTTGCTCCTGGCGGCCCCCGCGGTACAGCCCGCGGTCTCCCCGGACACGGTAGTGGTAGGCACCCAGCAGGAACCCGCCAACATCGGCATCCTGTTCTGCGACGGCTGCACCATGTTCGTGGGGACCATGGTCGCCACGCCGCTCTTCGTCCCCGTGGTGGAGATGACGGACGAGTGGAAGTGGCAGCCCGTGGCCGTCCAGAAGCTACCCAGCCTCAAGGACGGGGATTGGAGGCTTCTTCCGGGCAACAAGATGCAGGTCACCTGGAGGCTGCGTCGGGGGCTGCGGTGGCAGGACGGCAGACCCCTCACCGCGGAGGACTTCATCTTCGCGTGGCGGGTGAACCTGAATCCGCGCTTTCCCTCCGCGGGCCGGGACGTCTCCGAGCGGGTGGAGAACATCCGGGCCCCGGACCCCTACACCCTGGTGGTTCAGTGGAAGAAGAAGTACGCGTTTGCGAATCTCACGGTGAACGGGGTGGGTTACCTGCCGCGCCACCTCCTTGCGAGCGCCTACCAGCGGGATCCCACCAAGCTCCCCCAGAACGCCTGGGGCACCTCCGAGCAGACGGTGGGGACCGGGCCTTACCGGATCGTGGAGTGGCGGAAGGGATCCTCCATCACCCTGGAACGGTGGGACCGGTTCCCCTACGAGGCGGTAGGGGGATCCTGGGGCACCCGGGCGCAGATCCGGCGTCTTGTGTTCCGGTTCGTGCCGGACACGAACACCCAGGTGGCCAATGTGCTCGCGGGCACCGTGGATGTGTTCGACGAGACCGCTATGCCCTTCGTCCAGGGTCTGGAGCTAGAGAAGCGGCTGCAGCGCGAGGGACGGCTCGGCCGGGAGTGGATGCTCCGGGCGGAGCCGGGCCTCGTGTGGGAGCACATTGACCTCAACGTGGACAACTTCCACCTGCGGGACAAGCGGGTACGGCAGGCCCTGGTATACGGAATCAACCGGGAGCTCATCGTGCAGCAGCTCTTTGAAGGTAAGCAGCCCATCTCCCACGGCCCCTTCCCTCCCAAGCACTACGGCTACAACCCCACCCTCAAGAAGTACCCTCATGACCCCGCCCGGGCCCGGCAGCTGCTGGCGGAGGCGGGGTATCGGCCCGGTCCCGATGGGATCTTGGTCAAGGACGGCCAGCGGCTCTCCCTCACCTTCATGACCACCGCGGGGAACCGCACCCGGGAGGCGGTGCAACAGATCATCCAGCAGCAGCTCCGGGAGATCGGGGTGGAAATCCGCATCCAGAACCAGCCGGCCCGGGTGTATTTCGGGGAGACCCTTCCGAGCCGGAAGTTCGACATGGCCATGTACGCCTGGGTCTTCAATCCCATCTCGGACTGTGAAGGGATCTTCACGGGGGATACCCTTCCGCCGCACGGTCAGAACTACCCGGGCTGGAAGCACGAGGAAGCAACCCGTCTCTGTCACGCGGTCCCCGAGGAGCTCGATGAGGGCCAGCGGGCACGGATGCTGCGCCGGTTCCAGGAGATCTACGCGGAGGAGATGCCCGTAATCCCCCTCTACTTCCGGGCGGACTACGTGGGCTGGAAGGCACTCGTGCGCAACCTCCGGCCCACCGGGGCGGACGCGCCCATCACCTGGAACGTCACGAACTGGGCGTGGGCCCGGTGA
- the rho gene encoding transcription termination factor Rho gives MALSLAELGQKNLSELQEIARELNIPNYRRYRKQELIMRILQVQTERQGLMFRSGVLEVMAEGYGFLRTHGYLPSPEDIYVSPSQIKRFGLRVGDEVLGQVRPPKDNEKYYALLRVEAVNGMDPEQARNRPSFDQLTPVFPYERFKLEYQGDLTTRVVDLFAPIGKGQRAMIVSPPKAGKTTFLKKIGQAIVANHPEVYLMVLLLDERPEEVTDMRRSVEAEVIASTFDRPPEEHIQVADLVLERAKRLVEGKRDVVILLDSLTRFARANNLVIPPSGRTLTGGLDPAALHRPKRFFGAARKIEEGGSLTIVATALVDTGSRMDDVIYEEFKGTGNMELHLSRKLQERRTFPAIDIKASGTRREELLLTEEELRKVWVLRKSLEQLDTVAMTELILDRMRRTPNNAAFLRSIVKSSEEDVS, from the coding sequence TTGGCACTCTCCCTTGCGGAACTCGGACAGAAGAATCTGAGCGAGCTTCAGGAGATCGCCCGGGAGCTCAACATCCCCAACTACCGACGGTACCGGAAGCAGGAGCTCATCATGCGCATCCTCCAGGTCCAGACGGAGCGACAGGGCCTGATGTTCCGCTCCGGGGTCTTGGAGGTGATGGCAGAGGGCTACGGCTTCCTGCGGACCCACGGGTACCTCCCCAGCCCGGAGGACATCTACGTTTCCCCCTCCCAGATCAAGCGGTTCGGGCTGCGGGTAGGGGATGAGGTGTTGGGGCAGGTGCGGCCCCCGAAGGACAACGAGAAGTACTACGCACTGCTCCGGGTGGAAGCCGTGAACGGTATGGACCCCGAGCAGGCCCGTAACCGGCCCTCCTTCGATCAGCTCACGCCCGTCTTCCCCTACGAGCGCTTCAAGCTGGAGTACCAGGGAGACCTCACCACCCGGGTGGTGGACCTCTTCGCGCCCATCGGCAAGGGTCAGCGGGCCATGATCGTCTCCCCTCCCAAGGCCGGGAAGACTACCTTCCTCAAGAAGATCGGACAGGCCATCGTGGCAAACCACCCCGAGGTCTACCTCATGGTCCTCCTCCTCGACGAGCGGCCGGAGGAGGTCACGGACATGCGGCGGTCCGTGGAGGCGGAGGTGATCGCCAGCACCTTCGACCGACCCCCGGAGGAGCACATCCAGGTGGCGGATCTCGTGCTGGAGCGGGCCAAGCGGCTGGTGGAGGGGAAGCGCGACGTGGTGATCCTCCTCGACAGCCTTACGCGCTTTGCCCGGGCCAACAACCTGGTGATCCCCCCCTCCGGCCGGACCCTCACGGGGGGGTTGGATCCCGCGGCTCTGCACCGGCCCAAGCGGTTTTTCGGAGCCGCCCGGAAGATCGAGGAGGGCGGGAGCCTCACCATCGTGGCCACGGCCCTGGTGGACACCGGCAGCCGCATGGACGACGTCATCTACGAGGAGTTCAAGGGGACTGGCAACATGGAGCTGCACCTCAGCCGTAAGCTCCAGGAGCGCAGGACCTTCCCCGCCATCGACATCAAGGCCTCCGGGACCCGGCGGGAGGAGCTGCTGCTAACGGAGGAGGAGCTGCGGAAGGTGTGGGTGTTGCGCAAGTCCCTGGAGCAGTTGGATACAGTGGCCATGACGGAGCTCATCCTGGACCGGATGCGTCGCACCCCCAACAACGCGGCCTTTTTGCGATCCATCGTGAAGTCCTCCGAGGAGGACGTGAGCTGA
- a CDS encoding S-layer homology domain-containing protein: MHRRTPWWVGLSLIGMLVSVASAQLYTDMAGSPELRMVEKLVAKGVFEVPQDRQFRPADRITRLEFALSLARAVGLKEADDRLLPDYRDLGEIPREARGLLAALANSGTVDRLRAVRRYQTLEVILETPKGTYGPGEPIPLKLLVRNVGGRAVELEFPTAQTYDFVVRRQDGAEVARWSLGRSFSTQGIRMRVEPNQQITLGETPGWNQVDQNDRPVPPGRYELIGVVTARTNPMSATVFFTKGFITAYPDNTFRPRAPLSRAEMAELVARAAGLDQEALSKRGNPIEASDAGEVRPEHRGYVALALERRILRPVEGRVRPNDPATRLDAAVALDAVMNLLGRYNFVRGRLHTIQGGSPMILQIADGSSIRSFRVAPLVAVYRNDRPAELRDLRAGDEVALLLLGEVGDVTYIEAKGP; encoded by the coding sequence GTGCATCGCCGCACGCCGTGGTGGGTAGGCCTTTCCCTGATCGGGATGCTCGTCTCCGTGGCTTCCGCCCAACTGTACACGGACATGGCCGGAAGCCCTGAGCTTCGAATGGTCGAGAAGCTCGTGGCCAAGGGTGTCTTCGAGGTCCCTCAGGACCGTCAGTTCCGGCCCGCGGATCGGATCACGCGGTTGGAGTTCGCCCTGAGCCTCGCCCGGGCGGTGGGGCTCAAGGAGGCAGATGACCGGCTCCTCCCGGATTACCGGGATCTCGGGGAGATTCCCCGGGAGGCGAGGGGACTGCTGGCTGCCCTGGCGAACTCCGGGACCGTGGACCGGTTGCGAGCTGTACGCCGGTACCAGACCTTGGAGGTCATCCTGGAGACCCCGAAGGGAACCTACGGTCCCGGGGAACCCATTCCCCTAAAACTTCTGGTACGCAACGTAGGAGGCCGCGCGGTGGAGCTGGAGTTCCCAACCGCGCAGACCTACGATTTCGTGGTGCGCCGTCAGGACGGTGCGGAGGTCGCGCGATGGTCCCTGGGCCGCTCCTTCTCCACCCAGGGCATCCGGATGAGGGTAGAGCCCAACCAACAGATCACCCTGGGGGAGACCCCGGGGTGGAACCAGGTGGACCAGAACGACCGGCCGGTCCCGCCGGGCCGGTACGAACTCATCGGGGTCGTGACCGCCCGAACCAACCCCATGTCCGCCACCGTCTTCTTCACAAAGGGGTTCATCACCGCCTACCCGGACAATACCTTTCGACCCCGGGCGCCGCTGAGCCGGGCGGAGATGGCGGAGCTGGTGGCGCGGGCCGCGGGCCTGGACCAGGAAGCATTGAGCAAGCGTGGCAATCCCATCGAGGCGTCAGACGCGGGGGAAGTCCGGCCGGAGCATCGGGGGTACGTGGCCCTGGCATTGGAGCGGAGGATCCTGCGCCCCGTGGAGGGGCGGGTGCGGCCCAATGACCCCGCCACCCGCCTGGACGCCGCGGTGGCCCTGGACGCTGTCATGAACCTCCTGGGCCGGTATAATTTTGTACGGGGGCGGCTGCACACGATCCAGGGCGGCAGCCCCATGATCCTGCAGATCGCCGATGGCTCGTCGATCCGCAGCTTCCGCGTTGCCCCCCTCGTGGCCGTCTACCGGAACGACCGTCCCGCCGAACTGCGGGATCTGAGGGCCGGAGACGAGGTGGCGTTGTTGCTCCTCGGGGAGGTGGGCGACGTTACGTACATCGAGGCGAAAGGACCCTGA